Within Candidatus Dojkabacteria bacterium, the genomic segment CATAACAAAAACCACAGCGATATTAAATAGCCCTTTCAGCTTGCGACGCAGTTCAAGCACAGCGTCCGGCTCATTCACGATTAGGGGGGTGCGGCCTGCTGCTAACGCCTCATCTAGACTGCTTTTGGGCAACCCATAAAGGTTGCCATGGGTTGTACTGCTTTCAATTAGCTCGTACTCGTTTATCAGATTCTCATGATACTGCTCAATGCTTTCATCACCTTTGCGTAGTCGCATAAACTTAAATGCAAATCCATCTTCACCGTGCCGCCTCAGCCTGGTGGTAGCAGTCTTAACCCTAGTGACCAGCCCACGCTCTTCTAATTGAGCGGCCAGGCTTGATTTACCTGAGCCTACGATTCCATTGACCATTATGAGCCATGGTAACCCCGGCTCATTAAGAAGCTCAACCTCCTCGTTGCGATATACGCGAGGAATCGTCTTATACGGAATATGCTCTCTCAAGTACTTGGAAAGTGGATATGTACTATCCAGCTCCTGTACAAACTGATCTACCGGTTGGTCTGTGCTGATTTTTGGCGTACTCATGAGGGCGGGCAGGGTAGAGATTAATTAGAAATTGGATTAATATCAAAGGAGCATTGATCGCACTCCTTAAGAATAATTACAATAATTGTAGCATCAATATGAACTCAAAAGCACCAAAAAATAGCGACCGCCTTAAGAATGCATTTTTTGTGTGGATTTTGCCGGTATTTCTTGCATTGCTCTATTTCATCATTGCCTCGACAGCAATCCATGGCAAGAGCATGACACAAGATGAGAAATATCACATCACCCGAGGCATAATACTGCTTGAGACAGGCGATCTAAGGCTCAATATCCACCATCCATATATTGCAAATGTATTAAATGCTTTGCCGCTATATCTGTTTGAGGATGTAGAGCTACCTAGCGAAAATTCTCTCGCATGGCAGGAGGGGAATAAAGATCTCTTCACCGACGAATTGATGCAGGCAAATGGAGGAGAGCTCGAGTTTGCATCACAATATATATTCCAGGCTCGTCTTGTATCCATCTTTATCACCTCGATATTCATATTTTTCTTCTATACATTTATCAGGAGGTGCTGGGGGATAACAGAGGCCGTAATCTCGACGATACTGCTGGCATTTAGCCCGACATTCCTTGCCCATGGTGCATTGGCGACCACTGATATATTTTCAGCTATCACGATCTTCATGGCCACAGCTGCATTATGGAGGTATATGGTGACCGACCTAGATGAGAAGGTTAGCCGCAGGTGGGCATTAGCCCTATTCATTTTGGCCTCTTTCCTTGCCTTAATGAGCAAATATAGTGCGGTCCCGTTGGCGCTGCTCTGGCTACTGATCTTATGGCTCGACGGTATCAAAAGGTATGCAGCAAGCTTTGGGACATATGCAAAGACTAATAATACGAGATGGCGCACCTTCATCCATTCGGTTGCCCAATCTAGCTTTATTGTGTTGCTGGTAGCTGTCTCATGGGTCGGGTTGATGTTTATGGCCTACAGGCTAGAGTTTGGGACAATGCAGCAGACTGTGTTGTATCAGGACAATAGCAGCTTTGACACAAACTATCAGGTTGATAAAGATAGTCTGATATTTGCGGATCAGCTCCAGTATATCTTTGAAGAGGTCCAGCTTCCGTTCCCACATTATTTCCGTGGATTCATGGAGAATGTGATCCTTCACAATGTTAATCAGCACGAGACATTTTTTATTGGCCAGTATAAAGATATCCCACCGACATATCATCTAGGCGCCTTTCTGCTGAAAGAGCCTGTTATCACCGTAGCTTTTTCAATTTTTTCGATCACGATACTTGGGTACTACGGTGTGTTGTCAGCTCTGAATCATATAAATGCCCGCAAAGAGAGTGTAGTTAGACACCGAATCCCTGTAGCCTTTCCTATCCTCTTTGCGCTTGTGCCCGCTTTCATATTTATAACTATCTCCTTTAGTAGCATCAAACTGGGGATCAGGCATATCGCACCGGTACTCCCATTTATCTACATGGCGAGCGGGGTAGTGGTGGCCTACTATTTTAGGAGGCAAATTGTGGCTAGGGTACTGGTAATTGTAGCACTCGCATTGATCGCGTTGGACATACTATTTGCATACCCGGAGTATGTGAACTATTTCAGTACAGCCATTGGTGGAGATCGAAACGGCTATAAGTATCTGCACGACAGCAACTTGGATTGGGGGCAGAATGAGTTTATGGTCGAAGAATACATTGACGAGCATCCAGCATATGACGCGCAGTACAGGCCAGGCACAATAGAGCGGGGGAGATATTATGTAATCTCCGTCTCGGAGCTTTTCGGTGATCCGTTATATGTGCCAAGATATGCCCTGGAGCTTCATGAAATGTATGATTCGGGTGAGCTGAAATTGGTGGATTGGATTTCGAACACGCATTGGGTAGTATATACTGAGTAACCAGCACACACTATACTTACTCATTAATTATAGTTAATGAGTCGTGAAATGCTACGCATTATAGGTTAGCGGAGAGAAAATAATGGCCTTCCAATTCTTAAAAAATATCTTTAGTAGCAACAGTGCAAATGTCATGACTTTTTACCAGCTCTACCAGAAGATGAGGGCCT encodes:
- a CDS encoding glycosyltransferase family 39 protein — its product is MNSKAPKNSDRLKNAFFVWILPVFLALLYFIIASTAIHGKSMTQDEKYHITRGIILLETGDLRLNIHHPYIANVLNALPLYLFEDVELPSENSLAWQEGNKDLFTDELMQANGGELEFASQYIFQARLVSIFITSIFIFFFYTFIRRCWGITEAVISTILLAFSPTFLAHGALATTDIFSAITIFMATAALWRYMVTDLDEKVSRRWALALFILASFLALMSKYSAVPLALLWLLILWLDGIKRYAASFGTYAKTNNTRWRTFIHSVAQSSFIVLLVAVSWVGLMFMAYRLEFGTMQQTVLYQDNSSFDTNYQVDKDSLIFADQLQYIFEEVQLPFPHYFRGFMENVILHNVNQHETFFIGQYKDIPPTYHLGAFLLKEPVITVAFSIFSITILGYYGVLSALNHINARKESVVRHRIPVAFPILFALVPAFIFITISFSSIKLGIRHIAPVLPFIYMASGVVVAYYFRRQIVARVLVIVALALIALDILFAYPEYVNYFSTAIGGDRNGYKYLHDSNLDWGQNEFMVEEYIDEHPAYDAQYRPGTIERGRYYVISVSELFGDPLYVPRYALELHEMYDSGELKLVDWISNTHWVVYTE